The sequence GGCGCAGGGGCCATCGGCGTCCTTTCAAAAGCGCTCCGAGGCGAGCGTCACCGTATTAGTTGGGTATGGCAATCAGATGATTCAATGGATGCTGCGCACGGCCGTTCGCGCGCAGTCCCGTCAGGCGCTGCGACGCGACCGACCATCGCAGCGGCGTCGCGAGCGGGATGAAGGGGGCATAGCGCGCGAGCACCGCCTCCGCCTCGCCGATCTGCCGCGCGCGCTGACCGGCATCGACATTGGCGGTCGCCTGGTCGATCAGATCCTGCGCCTCGCGGTTGCAGAGCGTGTCGCGGCGGCACGACAGGCGGCGCAGCGCCCAGATCGGATCGTCGCTCGGCGCCACCTCGTCGATCAGCCGCAGATCGGCGCTCGACGCCATTTTGACGCGGCGGCTGGGCACGCCGATCGCCGCCAGATCGGCGGCGACATAGGCATAGAGGATGCGGCCGCCGGGCGAGTCGGGAACGGCGATGCGCAGTGGTTCGATTTCGCGTCCGGCGGCGCGCCAGGCGTCGACGACGCGGCGCGCCTGAGCGAGCCGCGACGTCGCGTCATAATCGGCCCACGCGGGCTGCAAGGGTGCAGGGCCACCGTCGCGCGTATAGAGCGCGGGGCGGAGCGTCACCTGCGGCTGCCATTCGGTCAGCCCGAAGGCTTCGATCAATCGTTCGCGTCGGATCGCGCGCAACAGCGCGTCGCGATTGGTGTCGGTCGCGAGGAAGCCTTCGGCGCGGACGAAGGCCAGCCCGAACAGGCCGGGCACGGGATCGACCACCAGCCGCGACCGGCCGATGTTCGAGGCGACGAAATAGGGCAGGGTGGAAAAGCGCCCGCCGATCACGCCGTCGGCATAGCCATTCTTGAACCGCGCGAGCGCGCCCTGCGGCGTCGTGCCGACGAGTTCGATCGACGCGGCGGGGTCATTCGCCGCGGCTTCGGCGGCTTCGGGATCTTCGGCGAGCGGATCGGGGACGGGGGAGAGCAGCAGCGCCTGACCAACCTTGCGCGCGCGCATCGGCCCCCAGCCCATGCCTCGGTTAACGATCGCCATCGACGGCTGCGCGAGCAGTTCGAGCAGCGCGGGTTGCGGCACTGACAGGCGGATTTCGATGACGGTATCGGTCATCGCCTTGATCGTCTCGACCTCGGGAAAATCATCCTTCAGCACATGGCGGCTGGCGGGGGCGAGGTAGGACCGCAGGATGGCGGCGACGGTCTCGGCGGTTACCTTGCTGCCATTGGTCCATTTCGCCTCGGCGATGCGAAAAATATAGCTGCGCCCGTCGGCGGTGACGGTCCAGCGGTTGGCCAGCCCGGTGTCGATCTGGCCTTCGCCGTCATAGCTGACCAGCCCCTGCGACGTCGCGTCGAGCAGCGCCGCATTGGCGGTGGAAAGCTCGCCCCGCGCCGGGTTCGCCATCGGGTTGAGCTCGCTCATCGCGGCGACGCGTACCGGCCCGCGCTCGCCGAACAGGTCGCAACCGGACAGCGTCAGCATCAGGCCGGCCGCGATAGCGATCGCGCGGCATATGGTGCGGCCCGTTGCTGTCATTCCGAAGCGTCCCTCAAATCGTGTAAGCCAATCATAACCATGTGCTGCCAAAGCTGGCTAGGGGTGTCGCGACGATTGGGCAGAGGATGACCGGCAGCGGGAACGGAGATGCGGGCGAGCGCGTCGCGCTGCGCATCGAAATCGCGGGGCGGACGCTCGGCCATATCCGGCGCGAGCTGGCCGTGGTGCCGCATGGCCTCGACGATATATTGACGCCGACGGCGCGCACGATGCCGCCCGCGGGCCGCGACGGCTGGCTGCTCCGGTCGCTGCCGCGCGATCGGCTGCCCGCGCTGAGGGCCGAACTGGACGGCTGGCTGGTCGTCGAGCGTCAGGCCTATCCGCGCCATTATGTGCCGATGGCGGGGCAGGGCTTCGACGACTGGTGGCAGGGCTTTTCGTCCAAAACGCGCTCGACCTTGTCGCGCAAGGCGCGGCGGCTCGCCGATCAGTTCGCGGGCGGCACGGCGGTGCGCGCCTATCGCACGGCGGACGAGATCGACGAGTTCATGGACATTGCCGCGATATTGTCGGCGCAGACCTATCAGTCGCGGCTGATGCAGGCTGGGTTGCCGGTGAGCGATGCCGACTGCGCGCGCGCCGTCGCTGCGGCGGCCGAGGACAAGGTCCGCGCCTTCCTGCTGTTCGCCGGCGATCGCGCGATCGCCTATCTCTATCTGCCCGTCGAACGCGACGTGCTGATTTATGCCTATCTGGGCTATGATCCCGCCTTTGCCGCGCTGTCGCCGGGAACCGTCCTGCATGTCGAGGCGATGCGCGCGCTGTTCGCCGAGGGGCGGTTTCGCGCCTTCGATTTCACCGAAGGCGACGGCGCACACAAGGCGCAGTTCGGGCGAGCTTCGGTCGATTGCGCCGACATATTGGTGCTGCGGCCGACGCTGCGCAATCGCGCGGCGCTGGGGCTGATGAGCGGCGTCGACCGGCTGGCGGGTGCGGGCAAGTCCCTGCTCGAACGGCTGGGTCTGCGCGCGAAAGCGAAGGCGCTGATTCGTCGCTGATTCGGCCCCGATCGGGGGGCGTATTTGGTGCGGACGGCGGGACTTGAACCCGCATGACACTAGGCCGGCAGATTTTAAGTCTGCTGCGTCTACCGATTTCGCCACGTCCGCACGCGCGGTGACGGTCAAGCCGACGGGCCGGGGGAGGTCAAGCAAGTTTCGCGCTTTGCGCCGGGCGCCGCGTCGGCTAGACCGCCTGCCATGACAGCCGTTCTCCAGCTCTCCGGCCTCGGAAAAACCTATAAAAGCGGTCACATAGCGCTCAGCAATGTCGATCTTGAAATCAACAAGGGCGAAATCTTCGCGCTGCTCGGGCCGAATGGCGCTGGCAAGACGACGCTGATCAGCATCGTCTGCGGAATCGTCACCGCGAGCAGCGGAACGGTGACCGTCGGCGGGCACGACCACGCCCGCGATTACCGCGCCGCGCGGTCGATGATCGGGCTGGTGCCGCAGGAATTGCACACCGACGCCTTTGAAACGGTGCTTGCGACGGTCAGTTTTTCGCGCGGGCTGTTCGGCAAGCCCAAGAACCCCGCCTATATCGAACAATTGCTCCGTGACCTGTCGCTGTGGGACAAGCGTGGCAGCAAGATCATGGAATTGTCAGGCGGCATGAAACGCCGCGTGATGATCGCCAAGGCGCTGAGCCATGAGCCCGAAATCCTGTTCCTCGACGAACCGACCGCGGGGGTCGATGTCGAACTGCGCCGGGATATGTGGGCGATGGTACACGGGCTGCGCGAGCGCGGCGTGACGATCATCCTGACGACGCATTATATCGAGGAGGCCGAGGAAATGGCCGACCGCGTCGGCGTCATCAGCAAGGGGCAGATCATTCTCGTCGAAGAAAAACATGCGCTCATCAAGAAGCTCGGGCGCAAGACGCTGACGCTGAACCTCGCCGAACCGCTCGGCGCGGTGCCGACCGAACTGGCCGACTGGAAGCTTGAACTGGCGGGCGACGGGCACGAGCTTGTCTATGAGTTCGACAGTCAGGCCGAGGCGACGGGCGTGCCCTCGCTGCTCCGCCGGATGAGCGACATCGGCGTCGGTTTCAAGGATCTGCACACCAGGCAAAGCTCGCTCGAGGATATTTTCGTCGGGCTGGTGCACGAAGACAAGCACGAGGGCAGGGGCGCGAGGGAGCCGGTCGCATGATTTCCAACGTCCGTGGCATCCGTGCCATCTATCTGTTCGAAATGGCGCGGTTCGGCCGCACCTTCTGGACCAGCCTGATGCTGCCCGTCATCACGACGGCGCTCTATTTCGTCGTCTTCGGCTCGGCGATCGGCGGCCGCATGGCCGAGGTCGGCGGCGTTCCCTATGGCGCGTTCATCGTGCCGGGGCTGATGATGCTGACGATGTTCACCGAAAGCATCAGCAACGCCTCCTTCGGCATCTATATGCCCAAATGGACGGGCACGATCTATGAAATGCTGTCGGCGCCGCTGTCGCCGCTGGAAACGGTGGTCGCTTATGTCGGCGCCGCAGCGACCAAATCGGTCATCATCGGATCGATCATCTTCGCGACCGCGCATCTGTTTGTCGATGTCCAGGTCGCGCATCCGCTGCTGATGGCCCTCTTCATGATCCTGATGGCGGTGACCTTTTGCCTCTTCGGTTTCATCATCGGCGTCTGGGCGCAAAGTTTCGAGCAGTTGCAGGTCATCCCGCTGCTCATCGTCTATCCGCTGACCTTCCTCGGCGGCGCCTTCTATTCGCTCGACATGCTCCCCGCCGCGTGGCGGACGGTGACCTTGTTCAACCCCGTCGTCTATCTCATCAGCGGCTTTCGCTGGACCTTCTTCGGGCAGGGCGACGTCGCGATCGAGGTGAGCATGGGCGCGGTCGCATTCTTCTTCGCGCTGTGCCTGGGCGTCATCTTCTGGGTGTTCAGGACCGGCTACCGGCTGAAAAACTGAGGTTCCGATAACGTCATTGCGAGCGCAGCGAAGCAATCTCCAGTTCGATAGCTGGAGATTGCTTCGCTGCGCTTGCAATGACGATGTTTGGATCGTCGCTCAGCTGTTCAGCCGCTCGCGCATTTCCTTGCCGGGTTTGAAATAGGGCACCTTTTTCGCCTTCACTTCGACAGCCGCGCCGGTGCGCGGGTTGCGGCCGGTGCGCGACTCGCGCGCGCGTGTCGAAAAGGCGCCGAAGCCGCGCAGTTCCACACGACCGCCGACCGCGAGCTGGTCGACGATGGAATCGAAGAAAGTGTCGATGATACGCTCGACCTCCTCGAGCCTCAAATCGCTGTTTTCGTTCGCGATCTTCTGAACCAGTTCTGACCGGATCATGTGCTTCCCCTATCTCGCATAGCCACGCTTTGCCCGCAAATGCAGGCGCATCGATCGTTGCCGTCGATTGTGCGTGAGACCCCTCCCAACGCGCGGACAGGGTATCATGAATCACTGTTCGGTCAAAATATATCACTGAAAGAAAAAGCCCGCAGAGGGACACTCTGCGGGCCTTTTCGATTGCCTTGCGGCGGACCGAAGAAATTATCAGTCCTTCTTGCCGGCCTTCAGCGCTTCGCCGAGGATGTCACCAAGCGACGCGCCGGAATCCGACGAGCCGTACTGTGCAACGGCTTCCTTCTCCTCCGCGATCTGCATCGCCTTGACGGAGAAGTTCGGCTTTTTCGAACGATCGAAACCGACAACCATCGCGTCGAACTTCTGACCGACCTGATAACGCTCGGGGCGCTGTTCGTCGCGGTCGCGGCCAAGGTCGGCGCGCTTGATGAAGCCGGTGGCGCCGTCTTCGCCGGCCTGCACTTCGAGGCCGTTGTCGCGGACTTCGAGGACCGAAACGGTGACGATGTCGTTCTTCTTCAGCGAGCCTGCAGCAGCGGCGCCGCCGCCAACAGCGGGAGCGCCCTTTTCAAGCTGCTTGATGCCGAGGCTGATGCGTTCCTTCTCGACATCGACGTCGAGAACCACAACCTGCACCTGCTCGCCCTTGCGGTGGAGGTGCAGCGCTTCTTCGCCCGAGATGCCCCATGCGATGTCCGACATGTGAACCATGCCGTCGACGTCGCCCGGCAGGCCGACGAACAGACCGAATTCGGTCGCGTTCTTGACCTCGCCTTCGACGACCGAGCCGACCGGATGCGCCTCGGCAAAGGCGCCCCAGGGGTTCGACTGCGCCTGCTTGAGGCCCAGCGAGATGCGGCGCTTGTCGCTGTCGACCTCGAGGACGATGACGTCGACTTCCTGGCTGGTCGAAACGATCTTGCCGGGGTGGACGTTCTTCTTGACCCACGACATTTCGCTGACGTGAACCAGGCCTTCGATGCCGGGTTCGAGTTCGACGAACGCACCGTAATCGGTGATGTTGGTGACCGTGCCCGACAGCTTCGCCCCGACCGGATATTTGGCGGCGACGCCTTCCCACGGATCGCTTTCGAGCTGCTTCATGCCCAGGCTGATACGCTGCGTGTCGCGGTTGATGCGGATGATCTGCACCTTGACCGTGTCGCCGATGTTGATGATTTCGCTCGGGTGGTTGACGCGCTTGTAGCTCATGTCGGTGACGTGGAGCAGGCCGTCGATGCCGCCGAGGTCGACGAAGGCGCCATAATCGGTGATGTTCTTCACCGCGCCTTCGATGATCTGGCCTTCTTCGAGGTTCTGGATCAGGCCGCTGCGCTGTTCGGCGCGCGTTTCTTCGAGGATCGCGCGGCGCGACACGACGATGTTGCCGCGGCGGCGATCCATCTTCAGGATCTGGAAGGGCTGCGGCAGGTCCATGAGCGGACCGACGTCGCGCACCGGGCGGATGTCGACCTGGCTACCCGGAAGGAAGGCCACGGCGCCGCCGAGGTCGACGGTGAAGCCGCCCTTGACGCGGCCGAAGATGACGCCTTCGACACGGGCTTCCTTGTTGAACTCCTCTTCGAGGCGATCCCAGGCGGCTTCGCGGCGGGCGCGGTCGCGCGACAGCATCGTTTCGCCATTGGCGTTTTCGACGCGGTCGACATAGACTTCGACTTCGTCGCCGACCTTGAGGTCGGCCTTCTGGCCGGGCATCGCGAACTCGCGAAGCGGCACACGGCCTTCGCTCTTCAGGCCGATGTCGATCACTGCCAGGTCATTTTCGATCGCGGTCACGGTGCCCTTGACGACGCGGCCTTCAAAGCCGCCGTCGGCGCCGCCGAGCGATTCGTCGAGCATCGCGGCGAAATCGTCGCGCGTCGGAAAAGCCGTAGAGGCCATAGAGTGTATTCCTTACTTCATTGTTCCGGCCAAGCGGTTGGTTCCGCTGGTCTTGTGGCCGATCCGTCCCGTCCGCCGGATGCGAAACGAAACATCGTCGGAGCGCTTCAAGGGCGAGACACGGGCAAAGCAAAAAGGGCGCGACGGGTGCGTCCCGTCACGCCCGGCGCTCGACATGCAAGCGACGGTTCATCCGTGCCTCGACCGGCAGAACGCCCGTCGGACGGCGCGCATATAGGCGGGGAAGGGGTTTTCGGCAAGGAAAAAGCCATGCCGACCAACGATGCCTCCGAACAGCGGAGCGGATGAGGATTCACGCGGAGACGCGGAGATTATGGCTCGGGCCGATAGGCCCCTTCATGCTTCACCGTCGCGGTTCCAGACAGGTTGCAGGAGAACGCCGCTTCGCGGCAGGCGCCATCTCTCCCCGCGTTTCCGCGTGAACCAAAATCCCCTGCGATCTCTGCGGCCCTGCGCGAATATATCTTTCAGCCTCGCCGTCCGACCTTGCTCTCGACGAAGGCGATCGCGGCGGCGATCGCGGCATCGCGGTTCATGTCGCTATTGTCGAGCAGCATCGCGTCGGGCGCGCGGAGCAGCGGCGCGTCGGCACGGCCGGTATCGCGCGCATCGCGGGCATGAACATCGGCGAGCACGGCGTCGAAGCCGATTTCGACCCCGCGCCCCAGCATTTCGGCATGGCGCCGCCGCGCGCGTTCCCCGGCGCTCGCGGTGACGAACAGCTTGGCGTCGGCGTGCGGCGCGATCACGGTGCCGATGTCGCGTCCGTCGAGCACCGCGCCGCCGGGCTGGTTGGCGAAATCGACCTGACGCTGAAACAGTGCGGCGCGGACCTGCGGATGGACCGACACGCGGCTGGCGAGGCTTCCCGTACTTTCGAAGCGCAACGCAGGGTCATCGAGCAGGCTGTCGGGAAAATTGCAGGCGGCAAGCGCGTCGGCGGCCTTGTCGGGATCGCCGTGATTGAGCTGCGTCTGATAGCCGACGGCGCGATAGAGGAGGCCGGTGTCGAGCACCGGCAGGCCGAAATGCGCGGCGAGCGCCCTGGCGATCGTTCCCTTGCCCGATGCCGTGGGGCCATCGATCGCGATAATCATTGCTGCAAGCCCGCAAGCAGCGGTTCGAAATTGGGGAAGCTCGTCGCGACCGGCGCCATGTCGTCGATCGTTACCGGCGCCTCGCTGACGAGGCCGACGACGGCAAAGCTCA is a genomic window of Sphingopyxis sp. FD7 containing:
- a CDS encoding ABC transporter substrate-binding protein yields the protein MLTLSGCDLFGERGPVRVAAMSELNPMANPARGELSTANAALLDATSQGLVSYDGEGQIDTGLANRWTVTADGRSYIFRIAEAKWTNGSKVTAETVAAILRSYLAPASRHVLKDDFPEVETIKAMTDTVIEIRLSVPQPALLELLAQPSMAIVNRGMGWGPMRARKVGQALLLSPVPDPLAEDPEAAEAAANDPAASIELVGTTPQGALARFKNGYADGVIGGRFSTLPYFVASNIGRSRLVVDPVPGLFGLAFVRAEGFLATDTNRDALLRAIRRERLIEAFGLTEWQPQVTLRPALYTRDGGPAPLQPAWADYDATSRLAQARRVVDAWRAAGREIEPLRIAVPDSPGGRILYAYVAADLAAIGVPSRRVKMASSADLRLIDEVAPSDDPIWALRRLSCRRDTLCNREAQDLIDQATANVDAGQRARQIGEAEAVLARYAPFIPLATPLRWSVASQRLTGLRANGRAQHPLNHLIAIPN
- a CDS encoding GNAT family N-acetyltransferase, producing the protein MTGSGNGDAGERVALRIEIAGRTLGHIRRELAVVPHGLDDILTPTARTMPPAGRDGWLLRSLPRDRLPALRAELDGWLVVERQAYPRHYVPMAGQGFDDWWQGFSSKTRSTLSRKARRLADQFAGGTAVRAYRTADEIDEFMDIAAILSAQTYQSRLMQAGLPVSDADCARAVAAAAEDKVRAFLLFAGDRAIAYLYLPVERDVLIYAYLGYDPAFAALSPGTVLHVEAMRALFAEGRFRAFDFTEGDGAHKAQFGRASVDCADILVLRPTLRNRAALGLMSGVDRLAGAGKSLLERLGLRAKAKALIRR
- a CDS encoding ABC transporter ATP-binding protein, with amino-acid sequence MTAVLQLSGLGKTYKSGHIALSNVDLEINKGEIFALLGPNGAGKTTLISIVCGIVTASSGTVTVGGHDHARDYRAARSMIGLVPQELHTDAFETVLATVSFSRGLFGKPKNPAYIEQLLRDLSLWDKRGSKIMELSGGMKRRVMIAKALSHEPEILFLDEPTAGVDVELRRDMWAMVHGLRERGVTIILTTHYIEEAEEMADRVGVISKGQIILVEEKHALIKKLGRKTLTLNLAEPLGAVPTELADWKLELAGDGHELVYEFDSQAEATGVPSLLRRMSDIGVGFKDLHTRQSSLEDIFVGLVHEDKHEGRGAREPVA
- a CDS encoding ABC transporter permease, coding for MISNVRGIRAIYLFEMARFGRTFWTSLMLPVITTALYFVVFGSAIGGRMAEVGGVPYGAFIVPGLMMLTMFTESISNASFGIYMPKWTGTIYEMLSAPLSPLETVVAYVGAAATKSVIIGSIIFATAHLFVDVQVAHPLLMALFMILMAVTFCLFGFIIGVWAQSFEQLQVIPLLIVYPLTFLGGAFYSLDMLPAAWRTVTLFNPVVYLISGFRWTFFGQGDVAIEVSMGAVAFFFALCLGVIFWVFRTGYRLKN
- a CDS encoding integration host factor subunit beta, whose amino-acid sequence is MIRSELVQKIANENSDLRLEEVERIIDTFFDSIVDQLAVGGRVELRGFGAFSTRARESRTGRNPRTGAAVEVKAKKVPYFKPGKEMRERLNS
- the rpsA gene encoding 30S ribosomal protein S1, with translation MASTAFPTRDDFAAMLDESLGGADGGFEGRVVKGTVTAIENDLAVIDIGLKSEGRVPLREFAMPGQKADLKVGDEVEVYVDRVENANGETMLSRDRARREAAWDRLEEEFNKEARVEGVIFGRVKGGFTVDLGGAVAFLPGSQVDIRPVRDVGPLMDLPQPFQILKMDRRRGNIVVSRRAILEETRAEQRSGLIQNLEEGQIIEGAVKNITDYGAFVDLGGIDGLLHVTDMSYKRVNHPSEIINIGDTVKVQIIRINRDTQRISLGMKQLESDPWEGVAAKYPVGAKLSGTVTNITDYGAFVELEPGIEGLVHVSEMSWVKKNVHPGKIVSTSQEVDVIVLEVDSDKRRISLGLKQAQSNPWGAFAEAHPVGSVVEGEVKNATEFGLFVGLPGDVDGMVHMSDIAWGISGEEALHLHRKGEQVQVVVLDVDVEKERISLGIKQLEKGAPAVGGGAAAAGSLKKNDIVTVSVLEVRDNGLEVQAGEDGATGFIKRADLGRDRDEQRPERYQVGQKFDAMVVGFDRSKKPNFSVKAMQIAEEKEAVAQYGSSDSGASLGDILGEALKAGKKD
- a CDS encoding (d)CMP kinase produces the protein MIIAIDGPTASGKGTIARALAAHFGLPVLDTGLLYRAVGYQTQLNHGDPDKAADALAACNFPDSLLDDPALRFESTGSLASRVSVHPQVRAALFQRQVDFANQPGGAVLDGRDIGTVIAPHADAKLFVTASAGERARRRHAEMLGRGVEIGFDAVLADVHARDARDTGRADAPLLRAPDAMLLDNSDMNRDAAIAAAIAFVESKVGRRG